One stretch of Chryseobacterium sp. LJ668 DNA includes these proteins:
- a CDS encoding lipopolysaccharide biosynthesis protein — MSVVARQGFKYSIIGYFGFLIGTISAIFIFPNDFEFYGKLRYILPTAEMLVPFVVLGISYSNVKFFHKVEKDGKKQNMLSLSLVAILFNFCIFSLVFFILPYIFPNFKNTEAWKIKEVILPMILLLSFCTVFNKYISNYKRIVVSNIFDNLFPKIANLGAFCMVFYFSLSQQIAYAFFFGMFALMLSGYIYYTNRLEKIKLDVSTEYFKKDQFWKEFSNYSFFGFLGTFGNYLAINSFMIGEFLGMEENGIYSVLYALISLISIPQLGLFNISAPIISKNLADGDMEELDRFHKKTSLSLYFLGAVLFSCIMVGFPFLTHFMPKNGLQLQEYTPVIWIWGSAVLLDLATGFNGNIISLSKYYRFNILVMLLLAGLTISLNLYFINHTDLKLMGIALSTAISLTIYNLIKIVFNYVMFKVSPLSIEMIFVSIICTLAITVAIVLPNFENQLINLVYKPAVVLILIFIGNYFTKIFPVEQYLNMKFIKSVLKFK, encoded by the coding sequence ATGAGTGTAGTTGCAAGGCAGGGTTTTAAGTATTCTATCATTGGATATTTTGGTTTTTTAATAGGAACGATTTCGGCCATCTTTATTTTTCCTAATGATTTTGAATTTTACGGGAAGCTGAGATATATTTTGCCTACTGCAGAAATGCTGGTTCCGTTCGTAGTGCTGGGAATTTCGTATTCAAATGTAAAATTTTTTCATAAGGTAGAAAAAGACGGCAAGAAGCAAAATATGCTTTCCCTTTCATTGGTTGCAATTCTTTTCAATTTTTGTATTTTTTCACTGGTATTTTTTATTCTCCCCTATATTTTTCCGAATTTTAAAAATACAGAAGCCTGGAAAATCAAAGAAGTTATCCTTCCGATGATTCTGCTTCTTTCATTTTGTACGGTTTTTAATAAATATATTTCCAACTACAAGCGAATTGTAGTTTCTAATATTTTTGATAATTTATTTCCGAAAATAGCCAATCTGGGTGCTTTTTGCATGGTTTTCTATTTTTCTTTATCACAGCAGATTGCATATGCTTTCTTTTTCGGAATGTTTGCATTAATGCTTTCAGGGTACATTTATTATACCAACAGACTTGAAAAAATAAAGCTTGATGTAAGCACAGAATATTTTAAAAAAGATCAATTCTGGAAAGAATTTTCCAATTACAGTTTCTTTGGTTTTCTGGGCACTTTCGGCAATTATTTAGCCATCAACAGCTTTATGATCGGTGAATTTTTGGGAATGGAAGAAAACGGGATCTACTCTGTTTTGTATGCTCTGATTTCATTAATATCTATTCCCCAACTTGGATTATTTAATATTTCAGCACCGATTATCAGTAAGAATCTTGCGGACGGCGATATGGAAGAGCTCGACAGGTTTCATAAGAAAACATCGCTTTCGCTTTATTTTCTAGGAGCAGTTCTGTTTTCGTGCATTATGGTGGGATTTCCTTTTCTGACGCACTTTATGCCTAAAAATGGTCTACAGCTGCAAGAATACACTCCGGTTATCTGGATTTGGGGTTCTGCGGTTTTGCTGGATTTGGCGACGGGTTTTAACGGCAATATTATTTCACTTTCAAAATATTACCGATTCAACATTCTGGTTATGCTTTTATTAGCGGGATTAACTATCAGCTTAAATCTGTATTTCATTAACCACACCGATCTCAAACTAATGGGAATCGCTTTGTCGACTGCAATTTCACTCACAATATACAACCTCATTAAGATCGTCTTCAATTATGTAATGTTTAAAGTTTCACCTTTAAGTATTGAGATGATCTTCGTTTCGATTATCTGCACATTGGCAATTACAGTTGCGATTGTTTTACCGAATTTTGAAAATCAATTGATCAATCTAGTTTACAAACCCGCTGTGGTATTGATATTGATTTTTATCGGGAATTATTTTACTAAAATTTTTCCTGTAGAGCAATACCTGAATATGAAATTTATTAAAAGTGTTTTGAAATTTAAGTAG